A section of the Engraulis encrasicolus isolate BLACKSEA-1 chromosome 8, IST_EnEncr_1.0, whole genome shotgun sequence genome encodes:
- the LOC134453685 gene encoding P2Y purinoceptor 13-like codes for MAIPTELQDCGLDLKKVKLVITCLYFVLFVPALLLNITAAWISWSLKTKSSFVVYLKSLVAADLLMTLTIPLKAGSEFPYAPHWLRAFACQFSSVVFYLCMYMSMIQMGLISLDRFFKIVKPGGRRLGHSALLGKVVVVVIWVLYLSVNTVPTMVLTNEKPENNTAELCMAMKNDLGKAYHKAIVIECNVIFLVVLLLIGVCYTCITKKVIESYRKSGSTNAEGNKKIKARVFIVLFVFLVCFTPYHITRFPYVERQVENKINCNWASLKVAKSFTLWLSSTNVCMDPFIYILLCKDFREKLYELRIFRHWFATKSLENTDDSSVSKG; via the coding sequence ATGGCAATTCCCACCGAGCTGCAGGACTGTGGACTTGACCTGAAGAAAGTCAAGCTAGTGATAACATGCCTctactttgttttgtttgttcccgCGCTACTCCTGAACATCACGGCGGCCTGGATCTCCTGGAGCCTGAAGACCAAGTCCTCCTTCGTCGTGTACCTGAAGAGCCTCGTGGCCGCCGACCTTCTCATGACCCTGACCATCCCTCTGAAGGCCGGCAGCGAGTTTCCATATGCGCCACACTGGTTGCGTGCCTTCGCCTGCCAGTTCAGCAGTGTGGTGTTCTACCTCTGCATGTATATGAGCATGATTCAGATGGGCCTGATCAGCCTCGACCGATTCTTCAAGATCGTCAAACCTGGCGGGAGACGCCTCGGCCACAGTGCCCTGCTGGGCAAGGTTGTCGTCGTCGTCATCTGGGTTCTCTATCTCAGTGTGAACACCGTGCCCACCATGGTGCTCACTAACGAGAAACCGGAAAACAACACAGCTGAGCTGTGCATGGCTATGAAGAATGACCTGGGGAAAGCGTACCACAAGGCCATAGTCATCGAGTGCAATGTGATTTTTCTTGTGGTGCTGCTCCTGATTGGTGTCTGCTACACCTGCATCACAAAAAAGGTCATCGAGTCGTACCGGAAGTCTGGCAGCACCAATGCGGAGGGAAATAAAAAGATCAAAGCCAGAGTTTTCATCGTTCTGTTTGTGTTCTTGGTGTGCTTTACCCCCTACCACATCACCCGTTTCCCTTACGTGGAGCGTCAGGTGGAGAACAAGATCAACTGCAACTGGGCTTCTCTCAAAGTGGCCAAAAGTTTCACTCTCTGGCTCTCTAGTACCAATGTATGTATGGATCCCTTCATCTACATTTTGCTGTGTAAAGACTTTCGGGAGAAGTTGTATGAGCTCAGAATATTTAGACATTGGTTTGCCACCAAGAGCCTGGAAAACACGGATGACTCATCTGTTTCAAAGGGGTGA
- the LOC134453860 gene encoding P2Y purinoceptor 13-like, with protein MDRVLLDCGIDLHVANLVIIRLYFVLFIPALLLNTMAAWISWNLKTKSSFIVYLKNLVAADLLMTFLTPLRAADWIPGMPWGFRVNICQFGSVFFYLCMYVSIVLMEVISLDRFFKIVQPGGKLFGQSPLFGKVVTIKKKNQSSVFIILIVFLVCFAPFHITRWLFVERQVKNEMPWASLKVATDITLWLATTNVCLDPLIYFLLCKAFREKLYELKIFRNRF; from the exons ATGGATCGTGTTCTACTAGACTGTGGGATCGACCTCCATGTTGCCAACCTTGTAATTATCCGTCTCTATTTTGTCTTGTTCATCCCGGCACTCCTGCTGAACACAATGGCAGCCTGGATCTCCTGGAACCTGAAGACCAAGTCCTCCTTCATCGTGTACCTGAAGAACCTGGTTGCAGCCGACCTTCTCATGACCTTCCTCACCCCTTTGAGGGCAGCTGACTGGATCCCTGGGATGCCATGGGGATTTAGAGTCAATATTTGTCAGTTTGGCAGTGTGTTTTTCTACCTCTGCATGTACGTCAGCATTGTCCTGATGGAAGTCATCAGCCTGGACCGCTTCTTCAAGATCGTCCAGCCAGGTGGGAAACTGTTTGGTCAAAGCCCCTTATTTGGGAAGGTGGTCACCATA aaaaagaaaaatcaaagctCGGTATTCATCATCCTGATTGTGTTCCTGGTGTGTTTTGCCCCCTTCCACATCACACGTTGGCTGTTTGTTGAGCGTCAGGTGAAAAATGAAATGCCCTGGGCATCTCTGAAGGTGGCTACAGACATCACCCTGTGGCTGGCCACCACCAATGTCTGCCTGGACCCCCTCATCTATTTCTTGTTGTGCAAAGCCTTTCGAGAGAAGTTGTATGAGCTCAAAATATTTAGAAATAGGTTTTAA